The Opisthocomus hoazin isolate bOpiHoa1 chromosome 9, bOpiHoa1.hap1, whole genome shotgun sequence genomic sequence TCTGCCCACTAGCAGGGCAGTTTTTCTCATCTTTGTTACATATTTAACTCTTAAAAAAGCTGAAGATAGAATTTATAATTAAAGATCTTCAGCTGAGACAGCGTAAAATGTATATGCTAtttatgattttttaaagaataaattttGTCAAATATTCAGACTAGTGATTTAATCTTGATTACATAAGATGGGTATTTTAATTTGGCCACAAggctattttatttatatatatctatataaaagATAATTATTAAatccttttgctttaaaaaaataatatgagCACTGAAATCCTAAAGTAAAATTCAGTGAATCAATCTTTTGAAAAAACAGTTGTGTTGTAATTTTTTGTTGCCTTGCCACTTTGTGTATCTCATCTGAAAATCTGTTCCTTGCCATGTTTTTCTCCTGTAACATAAACTATGTGCCCTGTGAATTTCCGGGGACTGAATTTGAAATTGCTCCTGCCAACCGTTTGTGGCCTGGCGTGTATCTGAATGCCTGAATATCTCCCTGCTGAATGAATTTCGTATTCTGACCTGAATTCACTCGGGTTTATTGCTTGGCTGGACGATCTTGGTGCCATTCCAGAAGAGTCATCGAAGGAAAAGATCCAGGAGTGTAGAGGATGATGAGGAGGGTCACCTGATCTGTCAGAGTGGAGACGTACTAAGTGCAAGATGtatagaatatttttcaaaatttattaaCTTTAAAGATAGAATAAGTTCTTATAGCGTAAGATGCAAGGGGGCTTTGGaagtcttttctttctgtctttttttgtttgggggtggAGATTGTTATTCTTTAGAActtaaatatgtttcttttttctttttccctcccccttcccccccaaaaatagTAAATGAAGTTAATGAACCTACTAGAATGAGATCCCTGTAAATGTCTTAATGAGAGTTGTCCAATAACATCTCTCAAACTAGATATTTACAATTTAAAGCAGCACAGTCTAGAATAATTGTCAGTGATAGTACTTAGTctgtatttgtttgcttgtttttttaatagctgaGTAACTGACTTCACAACTTCTGTGACTGAGAGCTCTTTTCTTTATAGATGAGATTGTTGCCACTTTAGGTGAAGGTGCTTTTGGAAAAGTAGTGGAATGCATCGATCATGAAGCGTAagtctttttaattaaatacatgtAACTTTTTCTTACTGATACTATGACAGTGTGGTTTGTGAAGTGCTTGCTGGTTGTATCAGGTTTTATCTTTACTTCCTCTCATGCTGCTCCATATATTTCTTCAAGGCTGCTGCAGTTCGTAAACATACATTTGTGTTAGTATGTCATCCTAAAAAGGACACCTAGACATGAGGGTTGTGCAGGACTGGTGGATGAGGCGATGGGTACATCCTCTGCAGGCACACCCTAGCCTGGTAGAGATCAAGGGCTGATGAGGGAAGGGGCCTAAAGAATGTGGAGTGAAGCTGCACCTCGGATGTGGGGCAGTCCTAGGGCCTGTGCCACCCCAGGGCTGTATCATAAGTAGGGTCTCTGACAATCCTGTAGCTTACCTTAAGGTATGATCTGTGGTGATGCAATGTGTTTGGGTGAGTATATTCTAAGTCAAGAATGTATTTTGTGTTTGATGGCAGTTTTGCTGTGCAAAATAGTATgaaactggattttctttttagttACTGTAAGAAGGCATTTGACACCTCGGATTAGAATTTTACAATTTAAACGACTGAAGGCGGCTTGTCATTTTTGACTGGCAGGCGTGTTAGGCTGTGGTATGTGGAAGTTTCTTCAATATTAGcccaaaatacataaatacataaatagaaaGGGGAGGTAAACGGGGCTTTTTACCTCAGTAAAAAGATCAGTATTCCTCTTAAGGATTTTGagtatattttcaaaatttaaagatTAAATATCAGTTGTGTTTGTGCATAGATGAACTTTGGTTATACTGAGTCAgtatgtacttaaaaaaaaaaaaaagacctttcctGGTGAGGTTCCCGTTGTTATAAACAGTGTATATGGTGATAATTACTGAATATTCTTAGTTAAAACTACTCATTGTTCTAATCACTGTTAAACCCTGTATTTTCAGGGAAGACAGACATGTAGCCGTGAAAATAGTGAAAAATGTTGATAGGTACTCTGAAGCAGCTCGTGCAGAAGTACAAGTACTGGAACATTTAAATGCAGTGGATCCTAGCAATACATAGTAAGTACACAAAGCCGACTTTGTTTTGGCTTTGATTTCTGTGATGTTGCTTTCTGTAATATATGATGTATGTGTCTGAGCATTATACAACATCCTGTTGTAATTCATGTATTTTCCTGCTCTTGCAGTCGCTGTGTTCAGATGTTAGAATGGTTTGAGTACCACGGACATGTCTGCATTGTTTTTGAgctgctggggctcagcacctACGACTTTATTAAAGAGAATGGTTTTCTGCCGTTCAGGCTGGACCACATTAGACAGATGGCATATCAGATCTGCAAATCTGTGAACTGTAagtatgtttctttttttgccttatttGTTAAATGTTCTTCATGGAATTTGCTAACTATATTTGTCATCTTGCAGTTTTGCATTTGAACAAGTTGACACATACGGATttgaaaccagaaaatattttatttgtgacGTCTGACTATGTAGAAGAGTATAACCCCAAACTCGTAAGTTGCTTGTCCTCTTCCCCACCTCCCTCTCAGCCATTGTCTGGGTTTATCTGGTCACTTGCATCCCATTGTGCTTGATTTCAGAAATGCGATGAACGCACGTTAAAAAATCCAGATATCAAAGTTGTGGACTTCGGGAGCGCAACGTATGATGACGAGTATCATAGCACTTTGGTGTCTACAAGACATTACAGAGCTCCTGAAGTTATCCTAGGTCAGTAGAAGTCTGTTAGGCTGATCTTTTGCATAAAATTTTTTGTATGCTATTGAACAGTGCTTAGGAAGTGTGGCGTATCTTGCTTGAGCTGTTGAACTGTTCGCAGTCTGGTATAAACACAAACCTTCTGAATCTTTTCACAGCACTGGGATGGTCACAACCATGTGATGTTTGGAGCATCGGATGTATTCTCATAGAATACTACCTTGGATTCACAGTATTTCCGGTATGTAACTAATGAACCTCAAAATGATGCAGCATATGTAATGCTCCCCAGCTTGGTGAAAATATGCTACAGAGAGGTGGGGACTGAGGGGAATGGTCTGTACAAGAAATTAAGCTGTGTTTCTCTGTAATGCCAAGTTGAAGAGAACAGTAGATGAAGGCACGAAGGAACTTTCTCAGCAGGCTAAGATTTCTACAAGTTGCTTTCAGTAAACATTTTGGCCGCGGCTTGATGTGAAGAATCACTGCGAACATTTGTAATTTAGCAGCCATGCTAAAACCAGATGTCGCTTCGCCTATCGCCATCAGCAAATGCTACTAAAATACCCAAATTCTGTCATCTTGACAGTATTGCTGAAGCTtgaaatttattaataaaaaaaagacaggctaaagggaaaaaataccaGTAGATTGTAACTTATTTCAGGAAACAGATGACTAcagcctctctttttttttttcttaagctgaaATTGGTTATTGATTGCAGGATACAGTAAAAAATGAAGTAAGACTAATGTGTGGTTCTTGATAAGTTCCTgtacaaatgaacaaaaatgtcTTATCTTGAATTCCCTCCAGACCCGTGACAGCAAAGAACACCTTGCAATGATGGAACGAGTACTGGGGCCTTTACCAAATGACATGATCAGAAAAACCAGGTAATTAAATTTTTCTGGACAGCTATAGTTTAGTTTAAATACTTTAAGATTTTGttcaatagctttttttttttttaattataagctCAGATTCATCTTTCTGCTTAATTTAACAAGCTGGCCACTCTTGTAGAATATTCCCACATCAGTTCCCAAGTTGTGAACAAACATGCTGATAAACTTCTAGTGAAGAGACAAAACAGAATCTTTGAATAACAAGCTGTGGTCTGTTTGTTTAAGGAAACGCAAATATTTCCATCATGACCAGCTGGACTGGGATGAACACAGTTCTGCTGGAAGATACGTCTCAAGGCGCTGTAAGCCCCTGAAGGTaagatgacagaagaaaaatatttttggggaAAGGAGCTTTAAGTTCAATTACAAGattacaaacacattttcttgtTTCATTCATGAAGGAATTCATGACCTGCCATGATTCTGACCACGAGAATCTCTTTGACCTCATTCAAAAGATGCTGGAGTATGACCCAGCCAAGCGCATTACTCTTCAAGAAGCCCTGAAACatcctttcttcttcccattGAAACGGGGAAAAAAGGGCACTGTCTCCTGTACAGATGTCAGTCCACCAAAGAAACGtaaaatatgttaaatatttgttgttttgtaaaagccCTATTTTTATTATGACTTTTTGGATACTGAAGTTTAATCCAGCTGCTGGCAtaaaatttatttaagaaaaagtggTGAACGTGGTTGCATTTCCTCAAGTAAATAAAAAATCTCGGGACGGTTGCACTTCTAACATGGAAGAGACCACTCTCTACCCACAGGCCTCCTAACAGGAAGAAAGTATTACTTTATTTTATTCAGCTATCACTGGAACAGCAAAAGACCTAGGACTAATTCTTACCCTTCCTTTCTGGGTAAGAGAACAGAGACAGCCTGTGACATTTAGTGTAAGGATGGcctttatttgttaaaaaaaaaaaaaggaagatcacTGTAGTATTGAACACATTGTATTGTgattagcattttttttccctttagtagGAGTAGTCTGGTTGCCAGTATTTCAGTTAATGCTCATTATTAGCTTACAACAGTATAGACTTCACTCTTTTACCAAATCTTTCTTGAATTGTGAGCTTTCACGAGAATTTCAGTTAAGGAGTCAAAGTTTTGGGAAGCAGATGAGCTGTTTGGTTTAACATGCCAACTGCCACCATAAAAGAATCTATGCTTAGTTTTGTCTGCCTTACCTTCCAGCAGTCAGACTTCTACAGAAAAGCACAAGCAAGCTATGTCGTcccgtgcccccccacccccagcagcacaCGCCAGGACTCTGGAAAGTTGCTGGGCAGCTGCATGGGGAACAGCCTCTTCCACAAGAAGTAGCAAGGCTCCTGCAGAACTGGTGCCTCACTgcaaggcagcctggcagccccttGGGCACACAGGCCACCAGCTGTGACAACCAGCGGGCTCAGAGATGGCACTCTTCATACCCCACCGTGGTTACCCTTTGCTGCCACCAGAACAGCTCTGCAGTAGGACACTGAGCTCCCAGGAGTAGGGCAGCTGCTTCACCCAGCAGCTGGGACAGAGGATTGCTTTATACTAGAAGTAAGTAAAGAGATGACGGTCCTGGGGGAGAGGGACAACCACCTATGAACAGGGATAGTTGGAGCAAGTGGTACAGATGGAAGCATCACACCCAAGTTACCACACAAGCCATGGCCTCTTTGGAGGCTTTTTACAGTTTAATTTGCAAACAGAACTGCCGTGAATTTCATTCACCATATCATGTCTACTCAAATACAGATAGAAAACCCAAGGGGCAAAGTGGATTTCATTGTGGAAGGCCTTAAATTATGTTACTACAGTAGAAAATACAGGAGGTAGAATATAACTGAAAGGACAAATGCAGGTTAGAGTCAAATCTGTAACAGCTCTTGTAAGCTACTTAAAACATGGTTTTAAAAACTAAATCCAGTATTTCAGTAACTctagaaaaaagttaaaacaaattGCCATGAGAGCCCTTATATCATGCTTGATACAGGGAGGTAGGATGTAAGAATCACAAGGACAGAAGACATGACACTTATCTACAGCTCCTGTTTGCTTTACTGAGGGACAAAGTTTCACAGGTCAGTCACCCTCTTCAGCTTCAGACTCCGACTCTGGAATAGAGAAACCTCATCAACAGGCTGCCAGGaggtcagcccccagccctcAACTTCAGCCACTGCCCTGCATCCCATGCAACAGCTGTGACTGGACCCACGTGGAGTTCACTGGCAAGCTGCTCTAGCCAGTGCTGGGGGGCACACACAGAGGGGCAATTAACATACCTCACACCCCCCAAACAAAGCACTATTGCACTAAAGGTTCCCAAAATGAACAAACTCAACTTCTGAGCTAAGCTTCTGGTTACCTTCTTCAGCATTCTTGAGCCATTCAACAAACTTTTTCATTTGCTCCAGAAAAACACTCTTTCCTTTTGCAAGATGTGCATCTTTATACCACTTCAGGATAGGTTCTTCACTCAGAACTTCAGCTGTAAGATGTGCAAGAGCAGTATTAACACAGGAAACCACTGGATACCAGTTACTGAGAACCCCTGCCTGGCAGCCTTTGCTTCCTCTCCTAGAAGCATCACAATCCATACTCCTTCCCTGGGTATGGCTGGACATACCTACACCAAGAGTTCCTCCTATTTCAAAATTGAGAACCATGAACTTCAGATTGGCTGCTGAGGGCTTCCTGAGCACTGCATCCAGAAGCTGCACTTTCACTTCGAATAACAGTGTCTGAAGTGTTTCATAGCTATTTGAGATGAAACACTCTGAGGAAAGCTTCAGTCAACTGCTAACAACAGATGCAAACTCTTTAAAGCCCAAAGTGCATCACAGgaagtgtttgttttttcaagtaaAATATAACCTTCAGTTTAACAACAAATTCCCTTATGTTCCTATGGTGTTTCCACAGCATGTTTTTCAGTAACACCTTTTAACAACCATTTAATAGAGAGCCTACAGCACCCCACAACATCTTGGTGGTCTCAAATCTCTGGCTGTTCACAGTCAATGTTCAGAGAACTACGAAGAATACACTATCACTTACCTTCCCCTAACTTAAAAGGGCCCAAGGGCCTTTAAGTTTAGCTTTGATCTACCACAGCTCTTAAAGTCTAGTAGGCAGGCAGCATCCTTTGCTAAATGATTATTTCTTCACATGCCAAGGACAGCTGTATCCACCTTTGCATTTTACTGGTCCATCTTTGCAAACAGAAGGTGGAAAATTCTTGAGCTTATGAAGTGTAATATTGTAGCACTGATCTTCCATAACAGTCTTATCAGGAATGAAGCATTCTGCAAATACaggcttaaaaaaccccacaaacaaaaaacaaccccaaaaactaTACAACCCCACAGAAGTTACCTTTATAGAAGAGCACCACTATTTTCTGGAAGGCCTTCATGAAGTGAATGTTGTCATAACAATACTCCTGAATCTTCAACAGAAGAGTCAGCTCTGACTGACCTTGGGTAGTAAACGCAGCAAGTAGAGGGCTGTATTGCTGTAACAGGAACAACAAGTTAGCACACAGAGAGCACTTCGCATTTACCACCTGACTAGACTGGTTTCACAGTTTCCATCAGCCACTGCTTTGCAGTTTTCaaccctctccccaccccagagAGCCTCTGCAGAAGTCACTGCTTTTGCATCAGTAACTTGGACAGTATTCCCTGTCCAATGCTGTCTCTGCATTAGGAGGTTTGTAGGTTTTATCTCCTTTAAAAGGGAGCTGGAGACAGAGGGAAGTCCAAGCCCTACCCAACAGGTGCAAAAGTCCGCACTTAAGTTACAATACCTTCAAGTGCTTAATGGCTTGCTCTGCTACCAGCTCCTCCTTTTTGTTCCATTCCACCGTGCTCATTACACTTGACCAGATTATGGCTACC encodes the following:
- the CLK1 gene encoding dual specificity protein kinase CLK1, giving the protein MRHSRRTNYPDWDKKESPDRRRCDSANKRKRRSLSGAQENKHCKHDLSKLPDSSCSETKSVNERDHHERRYVEEYRNEYNQGCDTGHHSSKSSGHSGTSSYKRKYNTHHTTCRHHHSQKSHRRKRSRSVEDDEEGHLICQSGDVLSARYEIVATLGEGAFGKVVECIDHEAEDRHVAVKIVKNVDRYSEAARAEVQVLEHLNAVDPSNTYRCVQMLEWFEYHGHVCIVFELLGLSTYDFIKENGFLPFRLDHIRQMAYQICKSVNFLHLNKLTHTDLKPENILFVTSDYVEEYNPKLKCDERTLKNPDIKVVDFGSATYDDEYHSTLVSTRHYRAPEVILALGWSQPCDVWSIGCILIEYYLGFTVFPTRDSKEHLAMMERVLGPLPNDMIRKTRKRKYFHHDQLDWDEHSSAGRYVSRRCKPLKEFMTCHDSDHENLFDLIQKMLEYDPAKRITLQEALKHPFFFPLKRGKKGTVSCTDVSPPKKRKIC